One stretch of Niallia sp. XMNu-256 DNA includes these proteins:
- a CDS encoding metal-dependent hydrolase, with protein sequence MDTGTHVVMGLALGGLATLDPVVAQDSTTATAVLISVIVGSQAPDIDTILKLKNNAVYIRNHRGITHSIPAVILWPLVITGVVYAFLPEANLLHLWLWTFLAVFLHVFVDIFNAYGTQALRPFSHKWVALGVINTFDPIIFGLHVVGLLLWGFGADPGYTFIAVYAVLVAYYIIRFIARNKVYKQIKILIPDATEIIISPTLRFHQWKIAVMNDQQFFVGRSENNQVQILDQFNRVAIPETPVLEAAKKDNNLSAFLSFSPVYRWEVDEFDHSYEVRFIDLRYRSKDYYPFVAVVQLDSKLNIINSYTGWIFSEEKLRRKLDILPN encoded by the coding sequence TTGGACACTGGTACACACGTCGTTATGGGTCTTGCCCTTGGTGGTCTGGCAACTCTTGATCCGGTTGTCGCCCAAGATTCAACCACTGCAACAGCTGTATTGATTTCTGTTATCGTTGGCTCACAAGCTCCAGACATTGACACTATTTTAAAATTAAAAAATAATGCGGTTTATATTAGAAATCACCGTGGGATTACTCATTCCATTCCCGCAGTCATTCTATGGCCTCTTGTTATTACTGGTGTCGTTTACGCTTTTCTACCAGAAGCAAACTTATTGCATTTGTGGTTATGGACATTCCTAGCTGTGTTTCTCCATGTGTTTGTAGATATATTTAACGCATACGGAACGCAAGCACTAAGGCCCTTCTCCCATAAATGGGTGGCATTAGGGGTCATTAATACATTTGATCCGATTATTTTCGGACTACATGTTGTTGGTTTATTATTATGGGGATTCGGAGCAGATCCTGGGTATACATTTATCGCGGTGTATGCAGTATTAGTTGCTTATTATATCATACGATTCATCGCAAGAAATAAAGTATACAAACAGATTAAAATTTTAATTCCGGATGCAACGGAAATTATTATATCGCCTACATTAAGATTTCATCAATGGAAAATTGCTGTCATGAACGACCAACAATTTTTCGTTGGACGATCGGAAAATAATCAAGTGCAAATTCTTGATCAATTTAACCGAGTGGCAATTCCAGAAACACCTGTATTAGAAGCGGCTAAAAAGGACAATAATTTGTCCGCATTCCTCTCTTTTTCACCTGTTTATCGCTGGGAAGTAGATGAATTTGATCACTCTTATGAAGTTCGCTTTATTGACTTAAGATATCGAAGCAAAGATTACTATCCATTTGTTGCTGTTGTTCAATTGGATTCTAAGTTAAATATTATTAATTCCTATACTGGCTGGATATTCAGTGAGGAAAAATTGCGAAGAAAATTAGATATACTGCCTAACTAA